TCTATTCCAAGGTAGAAAGCCGTGTCTGCCTGCAAAGCCGACTGGACGTTTTTACCACATCTGTGAAGGACAAGCGCGTATCTCAACCTCACCAAAGCGTCGGAGGGTTTCTTTTGAACTTCGTTCTCCATGACAGAAATAGCCTCGGGAAGTCTGTTTTCTTTGAGCAAACCGAGGCTTTTATCCCAGTAACCGGAAAAACTCATACAGCCGGCAATAAATATCAGTAAAATTGTATTGAGCTTTTTCATACCGTCAGTTCATCAATTCCTGAGCTCTTCTGAGGTCTTCCTGCGCCTTTTCCCTCATGCCGAGATTGTTGTAGCAGTCGGCTCTTAGGTTCAGGTATTTCGCGTCCTCCTTTATGTCGAGGGCGAGCGTCAACGCGTCGACGGCTTCCTGGTATTTTTCGAGCTTGTTGTAGCTCAAACCGAGGTTATAAAGAAGTTTATCTTTGTTTGGGTCCGCGTCGTCGATTCCTTCGAGCGCTTCGTTGATGACGGGGATAGCTTCTTCATACCTCTCTAAGTTGACCAGGCATATCCCCCTGTAAAGTGCAATTTCACTTTTTCTCGAACTTGGATCAAGCTCAGCAGACTTCGCAAAAGCCTTTTCCGCCATGTCCATGTTTAAAGTTCTGCCCTCAATGTCTCCCTCGGATCCGAGTTTGTTGGCGTTTTGGATGTGGGAAAGCCCGAGATAGTAATTCAGGCTCGCAGAAGTGTCGAGGTGGACTCGCGCGCTCTGAAAGGTTGAAATCGCTTTCTCGTAGTCGTTGACTTCCGTCATGTAATAAATCCCGAGGTTTCTTATTGCGGGAAAATTGACGGGATCCATGGACAGAGCCAGATCGTAATACCTCATCATGGAATCAAATTGTTTTGTTTCTTTGAAAATCGAGCCCAGTATCGCGTATGGGGTCGCCGAATCCGGTTCCATCTGAATGCTGTATTTCAGGTAAGAAGCGGCTTCTTCGTATTTTTTCTCGCCGAGGGACTGAACCCCTCCAGCCAGGAAAACTTGGTAAAAATTCCAGGCGTCTATGCCTTCGCCTTTACCTCTTTTTGTTATTTCTTCAACGGCGAGGCCTCTTTGTACGGCTTTGTCGAGATAAGAGCAAGCCGTCGAATATTCCTGTTTTTCGACATAGGCAACACCTGTCCAATAATAAGGCTCTGGGTTGTTCGGCTCCATAGCTATAGCAGCTTCGCCTTCTCTTATCGCCTCGGGTATCCTCTTTTGCTGAAGATAAACCTTCAAAGCAGTCAATCCGCTGCTTTCGCAAGCAAAAGACCCCAAAACCAACACAGCCATGACCGCTCCCAATAATGCCTTTTTCATATAATCTCCTTTCCTTTGGACTCAATACTTTTTTCAAAATAAACATGTAAATATACCACAAGCCCTTCTTTCACTCCAGAGCCGGTTTTAAAAAAAGAATTTCTTTATTTTTTGCATCAAGTTCTTTTTAGCAGAATCTACACCTTCACCATCGTGACCGTATTGATACTGGTAATAGTACCTGTAATAATATCCATACCCGTATTTTCCCGTCATGTCAACGCTGTTGAATACCGCCCCTTTTATCTCGGCTTCGATGTTGCGAAGCGATTTAATAGCCGCTTTTGCCGCTTCCCTATCCGTCTTTTCGGCTCTGACGACAAGTACCGTTCCTTCAGTTTTTTTAGACAGTATGACGGCGTCGGTGACGGCGAGTATCGGGGGGGAATCAAACACAATGAAGTCGAAATTTTCCAGGCCTTTCTCTATTAGAAAGTTCATTTTCTCCGAAGCAATGACCTCAGAGGGGTTAGGCGGAATAGTGCCGCATGGAATTAGGGACAAATTTTCTACTTCGGTGGGTTTGAGCACCTCTTCAATTTTGGTTAATTCAAAAAGATAATCGACCAAACCCGGCGTTCTGTCTGCTGAAAAGACGTTGTGAAGAACCGGTCTTCTCATATCTGTGTCGACGAGAACTGTTTTTATGCCCTGCTGGGCGAAAGTCACGGCTATATTTGCGGCGGTTGTAGATTTCCCCTCTTTAGGCAGGGCGCTCGCGACTGTTATAGACCTGAGTTTTTTGTCTATGGAGCTGAACATCAGGTTTGTCCTTATCGTCCTGTAAGCTTCAGATACAGGAGACTTAGGAGAAACATGAACGACCAGGGAGTTTTGAATCGATTTTTCGGTTGACAAAACATTGTGGGAATCTGTACTTTTGGGTTCTGATATCGTTGGGATCATTCCGAGAAGTTTTATTTTAAGGGAAGTCTCGATTTCGTCTGGGTATCTGAGTGTCGTGTCGAGCTTGTCCAGGACAAACGCCAAAGAAAAACCTATGACAATGCCTATAAAACCCGCTATTATTACGTTTTTTTTCCTTTTTGAACTGATGGGTCTCATCGGAGTCATTGCGCTGTCGACAAGAGATATCTTACCGGCTTGCGTGGCTTCTGAGATTTTAGCCTCTTGCAGTTTTTGCAGGAGGAGAGTGTAAGTCTGCTTTTCGACTTCGACCATTCTATAGACTCTTTCAAATTCAGCTATTTCCGACGGAAGGCTGTCAAGTTCGGACTGGATTGTCAAAATCGTCCTGTTTAGCGCTTCGAACTTGGCTCTGTATGATGCGAGTTCCACCTCCGTAATGACATAGTCCTGGATTACGGAAGACCAAACAGGGTCTACAGGACCCGCTCCGTATGTCTCCATCATTGATTGAGTTTCCGAAGCTATCTGTCTTTTCAGATATTCAATCACCGAATCGAGATGCCTGACCGACGGATGGTTTTCTGTGTATTTCCCGAGAAGTTCGGATTTTTGTATTTCATAGTTGTTTATCTGCTCTTGTATGGAGCGAAGAGTAGGGTTCAGACTAAGTTCGGGTATGGTCTGTGACTGCCCGTACAAAGAAATGGCGCCTTCACCTTCGAGTTGTCTTTTCAAAGTGGAGATCTTTTCTTCTAAAACGCGGACTTCGACCATCGTGTTGACGCGCATTTTGATTAGTTCGGAGAGCTGCTGTTCAACTCTCGTCTTCTCGGTCTGGGCTGTCAGCCATCCGTATTTTTCCTGGAGGTTTTTAAGTTTTCTCTCCGCGTTTTCAAGACTGCTGCTTGTTATGAGAAGCTGGCTTTCTATGAACTCCCTTACGTTTTTTGCGACCTGCCTGCCGCTTTGAATGTCGTATTCTACCATCGCTTCCGCGAAAGAGTTCGCGAGTTTTCTCGCTTCGACTGGATCTGGATGCCGGACTGTTATCATGAGCATGTTGGTCTCTTCGACGTTGGAGATGAAGACAAGTCCTCTCATCACGTTTGCCATCAGGTTGACGGGTATTAAATGAACATGAACGGTTCCTGTGTCGCCCTCAGAGGCGTCGATACGAAAAGCGGCTTTATCCGTTTTCACCGTGTCACCCAAAGAAAAATCGCTTTCTGTCTCGGCGCCAGAGACGACATCAGTGCATTTAACAACCATACCTCCGTCGGGAGTAATTTTGATCGACAAAGATTCGGGCTGAACCACATCAAAAAGCCAAAAGATTTCTATTGAAACGCCTCCGGGGTTCTTAAAACCGGTCGTGTAATAGACGAAATTCTTGTTTAGTTTTCTGACGACCCTTTCTGCCACTGTCCTGGAACTCAAAAGAGCTATTTTGTCGCTTATGGGGTTGACGTTGTAGTTGTAACCGGGAAACATGTTCCCCCACAACCCAATGTTTTCGGTGGCGGCAGACATTTCATAGTCAATTTTCAATGTCGCCGTGGCGCTGTAGACATCCATCGCGCCGGTCGCAGAATATATAGAAACCAAAAGGGACACGAAAAAAACGACGAATATCAACCACCTGTATCTTATGGCAGATTTTACAATAGCGTTGTCGAACAAGTTCAATTGTTCTGAAGTGTTTTCAGAGTTCTCGTTGATTTCAGGCATAAATCCCTTATTGAGTGAGTTTGTAAAGAGTTATCAAAAAAGTCAATGTTGTCATTATCGTCCCCCACTCGCCCCAAGAAGGCCACCATACCTTTGGAACGTATATGACATCTCCGGATTGAAGTTCAATGTCACCTTCTGTCCCGGACATCGACATGCAGGTTTTCAGATTAAGGGGAATCTCTTCGCCGTCTCTGAACAGTTCCGCTCTCGCCAAATCGGCTCTCTGAGCGGGTCCTCCTGACAACGCGAGAAGCCTTGATGCGGTGACAGAGCCTTCGACTTCAAAGACTCCCGGTGATTTTACTTCCCCTAAAATAGTGACTTTCCATATAGGTATCACCAACACAGTTGGGTCTCTGTAGAGGTCTTTAAGACGAAAGGATATCTCGTGCTGGGCTTCTTCTATCGTCAGTCCTTCAACGCTTATTCTTCCCACAACCGGGAGAATTATCGTTCCATCGTTTTGAATCGTGTATGTGTTTTCCCGGTCTTGAGATTCCTCGGCCATAATTATGACTTTTATTCCGTCTCCCGGGGCAAAGACATTTGAAAGAGAAAAAATGAGCAACAAAGAAAAGGCGTTCATCTCAGAAACTTGTAGAACAGGTAGGCAAAAACCGAGATCACCGCTCCTGCCGCCATCAGTTTGTAAACCAGATTTTTCTTGAATTGGACATGCACAGAGAATATAACCGACACCAAGGTCAAAAACAATCCTGCCTTAACAGCAAGCCGGACGAAAGGGAACACAGACCTCGGTATGACATCAATAAAAAAAACAGAACCGACAAAGAAAACAATCAACAGGATAAAAGGCAGAAGCACACCTACGGGAAATTTGCTGAAAAAACCCGCTTCTTCGTAGTTTGCCGTTTTAAAATTATTTTTAGGCAGAAAAACCCCTCCGTTAATCACAGCTAAAAAAACCTAACACGTTGCATTATTTCAAGAGTTCATTATAATATACCGTTGATCCGTTTACCATAAAAAAAAATCAAAGGAGATAAGAAGTCATGAGTGAAATAAAAGCCATTTCAGAAGAAATCAAGGAAAACAGGCATTTCATAGACACAATTATCGGGTCTATCAAAAAAAGGATTGTCGGTCAGGAAAAAATGATCAACAGGATTCTCGTGTGTCTTTTAGCGGACGGTCACCTGCTTATCGAGGGAGTGCCAGGTCTGGCCAAAACACTCACTATTTCGACTTTGGCTCAATCCCTGAGGTCTGTTTTTCACAGGATTCAATTCACCCCTGACCTTTTACCCGCCGACATCATAGGAACTCTCGTCTACAACCCCAAGGAAGGCACGTTTTCAACCAAAAAAGGCCCCGTTTTCGCCCAGATCATCCTCGCGGATGAAATCAACAGAGCTCCCGCCAAAGTTCAAAGCGCTTTACTCGAAGCCATGCAGGAAAGGCAGGTGACCATAGGCGAAACTACTTTCCCTCTACCCAAACCTTTTCTTGTAATGGCGACTCAAAACCCCATCGAGCAGGAGGGGACATACCCTCTTCCAGAGGCGCAAATCGACAGATTTATGCTCAAGATAAATTTAGACTATCCGAACCCGGAAGAAGAACTGACCATTCTCGACAGGATGACGAGACCTGATGAGATAGAAATTCAACCAGTCGTTGAAACCGAGACAATTCTGAATTTGATGGAACTCACAAAAAACGTTTACGTAGAAAAATCGATTAAAGAATACGTAGTCAGGATTGTCGCCGCATCGAGATGGCCGACAAAATACAAACTCAATGAACTCAACGGGCTCATATCCTACGGAGCTTCACCCAGAGCTTCCATATACATGATAAAAGCCGCCAAAGCACTCGCTCTTATCGAGGGCAGAGCTTATGTATCGGATTACGACATAAAAGAAATCGCCAAAGACATTCTCAGGCACAGAATTATAATAACCTACGAAGCTGAAGCGGAAAAAATCACAACAGACCATATAATCTCAACTATTCTCTCCAAAATACCGACACCATGAACAAGACACTCGAAAAAAGAATTTCGAAGAAAATAAGAGACATTGAGATCAGGACAAAAAAGCTTGTCGAGACGACGATAGGCGGCAAATACACAAGCGCTTTCAGGGGACTTGGAATTGAATTCAACAAGGTCAGAGAATACCAACCAGGCGACGACATCTCTTCCGTGGACTGGAATGTTACGGCGAGGACAGCTAACGACAGGCTCTACGTTAAAGAATTCATTGAAGAGAGGGAATTGCAGGTTTTCCTCGTAGTCGACACTTCGGCTTCTATGGTCTATTCTAGCCTCAAATCAAATGAAGACGACCAGGCGCCTTTGAAAATTGACATAGCCGCTGAAGTCGCGGCAGTTCTGGCTCTAAGCGCGATAAGTAACAACGACAAAGTCGGTCTTATGACCTTTTCAGGAGCAGTCCAGGAATATATTCCGCCGAGAAAAGGCAAAAAGCACGTCCTTCACATAATCAGGGATATT
This genomic interval from candidate division WOR-3 bacterium contains the following:
- a CDS encoding MoxR family ATPase, with protein sequence MSEIKAISEEIKENRHFIDTIIGSIKKRIVGQEKMINRILVCLLADGHLLIEGVPGLAKTLTISTLAQSLRSVFHRIQFTPDLLPADIIGTLVYNPKEGTFSTKKGPVFAQIILADEINRAPAKVQSALLEAMQERQVTIGETTFPLPKPFLVMATQNPIEQEGTYPLPEAQIDRFMLKINLDYPNPEEELTILDRMTRPDEIEIQPVVETETILNLMELTKNVYVEKSIKEYVVRIVAASRWPTKYKLNELNGLISYGASPRASIYMIKAAKALALIEGRAYVSDYDIKEIAKDILRHRIIITYEAEAEKITTDHIISTILSKIPTP
- a CDS encoding tetratricopeptide repeat protein — its product is MKKALLGAVMAVLVLGSFACESSGLTALKVYLQQKRIPEAIREGEAAIAMEPNNPEPYYWTGVAYVEKQEYSTACSYLDKAVQRGLAVEEITKRGKGEGIDAWNFYQVFLAGGVQSLGEKKYEEAASYLKYSIQMEPDSATPYAILGSIFKETKQFDSMMRYYDLALSMDPVNFPAIRNLGIYYMTEVNDYEKAISTFQSARVHLDTSASLNYYLGLSHIQNANKLGSEGDIEGRTLNMDMAEKAFAKSAELDPSSRKSEIALYRGICLVNLERYEEAIPVINEALEGIDDADPNKDKLLYNLGLSYNKLEKYQEAVDALTLALDIKEDAKYLNLRADCYNNLGMREKAQEDLRRAQELMN
- a CDS encoding DUF58 domain-containing protein, which encodes MNKTLEKRISKKIRDIEIRTKKLVETTIGGKYTSAFRGLGIEFNKVREYQPGDDISSVDWNVTARTANDRLYVKEFIEERELQVFLVVDTSASMVYSSLKSNEDDQAPLKIDIAAEVAAVLALSAISNNDKVGLMTFSGAVQEYIPPRKGKKHVLHIIRDILSNAKASGQTKLSSTLENLYGLINTKAIIFIITDFMLGQDDNYSKPLSILAKKHDCIVIRISDPYEENFPNVGLVNLMDPESGKEILVDSSSNSFRGAFKARIEAQKDYHRKILSRTQVDILDLRTDRDYIIALHSFFKQRVKKR
- a CDS encoding polysaccharide export protein — protein: MNAFSLLLIFSLSNVFAPGDGIKVIIMAEESQDRENTYTIQNDGTIILPVVGRISVEGLTIEEAQHEISFRLKDLYRDPTVLVIPIWKVTILGEVKSPGVFEVEGSVTASRLLALSGGPAQRADLARAELFRDGEEIPLNLKTCMSMSGTEGDIELQSGDVIYVPKVWWPSWGEWGTIMTTLTFLITLYKLTQ
- a CDS encoding polysaccharide biosynthesis tyrosine autokinase, with translation MPEINENSENTSEQLNLFDNAIVKSAIRYRWLIFVVFFVSLLVSIYSATGAMDVYSATATLKIDYEMSAATENIGLWGNMFPGYNYNVNPISDKIALLSSRTVAERVVRKLNKNFVYYTTGFKNPGGVSIEIFWLFDVVQPESLSIKITPDGGMVVKCTDVVSGAETESDFSLGDTVKTDKAAFRIDASEGDTGTVHVHLIPVNLMANVMRGLVFISNVEETNMLMITVRHPDPVEARKLANSFAEAMVEYDIQSGRQVAKNVREFIESQLLITSSSLENAERKLKNLQEKYGWLTAQTEKTRVEQQLSELIKMRVNTMVEVRVLEEKISTLKRQLEGEGAISLYGQSQTIPELSLNPTLRSIQEQINNYEIQKSELLGKYTENHPSVRHLDSVIEYLKRQIASETQSMMETYGAGPVDPVWSSVIQDYVITEVELASYRAKFEALNRTILTIQSELDSLPSEIAEFERVYRMVEVEKQTYTLLLQKLQEAKISEATQAGKISLVDSAMTPMRPISSKRKKNVIIAGFIGIVIGFSLAFVLDKLDTTLRYPDEIETSLKIKLLGMIPTISEPKSTDSHNVLSTEKSIQNSLVVHVSPKSPVSEAYRTIRTNLMFSSIDKKLRSITVASALPKEGKSTTAANIAVTFAQQGIKTVLVDTDMRRPVLHNVFSADRTPGLVDYLFELTKIEEVLKPTEVENLSLIPCGTIPPNPSEVIASEKMNFLIEKGLENFDFIVFDSPPILAVTDAVILSKKTEGTVLVVRAEKTDREAAKAAIKSLRNIEAEIKGAVFNSVDMTGKYGYGYYYRYYYQYQYGHDGEGVDSAKKNLMQKIKKFFF